A region from the Agrobacterium cucumeris genome encodes:
- a CDS encoding DsbA family protein — protein MAHDVRNRADVSALAGLRRRAFLLGSISVVSAIASPATASPNGLKLEMILRDPAAPVSGNPAGELTMVAFLDYNCPWCKKTAVPMSNAVSADGDVRMVYKDWPIITPDSVEGAQLALAAKYQDAYHIVHDALMAIKTPKVKADEMRDTVRATSIDFARLERDMKSKAAEIDDLLARNHEQAMSLQLTGTPAFIIGKFLVPGAVQSAEAFTDLFKRAREQA, from the coding sequence ATGGCACATGATGTTCGAAACCGCGCGGATGTTTCAGCCCTTGCCGGGCTCAGACGCCGTGCCTTTCTCCTCGGCTCGATTTCGGTGGTCTCGGCCATCGCATCGCCGGCTACGGCTTCACCCAACGGTCTGAAGCTCGAGATGATCCTGCGCGATCCGGCGGCACCCGTCTCCGGCAATCCCGCCGGCGAGCTCACCATGGTCGCCTTTCTCGACTATAATTGCCCCTGGTGCAAAAAGACGGCCGTTCCCATGAGTAATGCGGTCTCGGCAGACGGGGATGTCAGGATGGTCTACAAGGACTGGCCGATCATAACGCCCGACTCCGTCGAGGGAGCGCAACTGGCGCTGGCGGCGAAATATCAGGACGCTTATCACATCGTCCATGATGCGCTGATGGCGATCAAGACGCCGAAGGTGAAGGCCGATGAGATGCGCGACACCGTGCGTGCGACAAGCATCGACTTTGCTCGTCTCGAGCGCGACATGAAATCGAAAGCGGCGGAGATCGATGATCTGCTTGCGCGCAATCATGAACAGGCAATGTCGCTGCAATTGACGGGAACGCCTGCTTTCATCATCGGCAAGTTCCTCGTCCCCGGTGCGGTACAGAGTGCGGAAGCCTTTACAGACCTTTTCAAAAGAGCGCGTGAACAGGCTTAA
- a CDS encoding L,D-transpeptidase, with product MHDIPIFTTRRNLLALGLAGLLAGCATSGEPPKPATLSRNDDPLPETPAPVMPAMYAALPDETFPIPAVNIKQVDPRYWRQVVDYPTDEKPGTLIVDTPNKFLYHILPGGKATRYGIGVGRDGFSWAGRAIVAYKRAWPKWTPPDEMVARQPSLQPYSIANGGMPPGLKNPLGARALYIHQGGRDTLYRLHGTPEAFSIGKAVSSGCIRLLNQDVIDLFNNVRDGSTIVVIPDPSKRQQLAA from the coding sequence ATGCACGACATCCCGATTTTCACCACCCGCAGAAACCTTCTTGCCCTTGGGCTTGCGGGCCTGCTGGCAGGTTGCGCCACATCCGGTGAACCGCCCAAGCCGGCGACGTTGTCAAGAAACGACGACCCCTTGCCCGAGACGCCTGCGCCGGTCATGCCGGCAATGTATGCGGCGCTTCCCGATGAGACATTCCCGATCCCGGCGGTGAACATCAAGCAGGTGGACCCACGCTACTGGCGGCAGGTCGTCGATTATCCGACCGACGAAAAGCCCGGCACACTGATCGTCGATACGCCGAACAAGTTTCTCTATCACATTCTGCCGGGCGGCAAGGCGACCCGTTACGGGATTGGCGTCGGCCGGGACGGCTTCTCCTGGGCTGGCCGGGCGATTGTCGCCTACAAGCGGGCATGGCCGAAATGGACCCCGCCGGACGAGATGGTGGCGCGGCAGCCCAGTCTTCAGCCCTACAGCATCGCCAATGGCGGAATGCCACCCGGTCTCAAGAACCCGCTCGGCGCGCGGGCGCTCTACATTCATCAGGGCGGCAGGGACACGCTTTACCGCCTGCACGGAACACCGGAGGCCTTTTCTATCGGCAAGGCGGTTTCCTCCGGCTGCATCCGGCTGCTGAACCAGGATGTCATCGACCTCTTCAACAATGTGCGGGACGGCAGCACCATCGTGGTTATTCCCGACCCCTCGAAACGTCAGCAACTTGCCGCCTGA
- a CDS encoding phytanoyl-CoA dioxygenase family protein codes for MQSTAAIKRDSHPTTAATTQLKDINKTLPLRVLSEADWQHWTTKGYIIVRQAVPAANVQRLVDLLWKFDEKDPADASTWYAPQRREHKMKELNNTGMLEIYNHQYLWDNRVEQRVYDVFVDIWDREDLWVTIDRANLNPPKKVKGNPNGFIHWDVDTSIRPLPIGVQGVLSLQKQDGDVGGFQCVPYLFEHFDEWVKTQPEDRDPMHPDMAGLSVVNIDMEPGDLMIFNSLLAHGVRPNHSDGRVRMAQYISMHPAEFDNEAERQERIRLWKELDHPQRDAFPGDPREWEKRHAETARLNPLGEKLLGLTRW; via the coding sequence ATGCAATCCACCGCAGCAATCAAACGCGACAGCCATCCGACGACGGCCGCCACGACCCAGCTCAAGGATATCAACAAGACCTTGCCGCTGCGCGTCCTGTCGGAAGCGGACTGGCAGCACTGGACGACGAAGGGATATATCATTGTCCGTCAGGCGGTGCCTGCGGCGAATGTGCAACGCCTTGTCGATCTGCTCTGGAAATTCGATGAGAAGGACCCGGCCGATGCTTCGACCTGGTATGCGCCGCAAAGACGCGAACACAAGATGAAGGAATTGAACAATACCGGCATGCTGGAGATTTATAATCACCAGTATCTCTGGGACAATCGCGTCGAGCAGCGGGTCTACGACGTCTTTGTCGACATATGGGACCGGGAGGATCTGTGGGTCACCATCGACCGCGCCAATCTCAATCCGCCGAAAAAGGTGAAAGGCAATCCCAACGGTTTCATCCACTGGGATGTGGATACCTCCATCCGCCCACTGCCGATCGGCGTACAGGGCGTGCTGAGCCTGCAGAAACAGGATGGCGATGTCGGCGGTTTTCAGTGCGTGCCCTATCTTTTTGAGCATTTTGACGAATGGGTGAAGACGCAGCCGGAAGATCGTGATCCGATGCATCCGGATATGGCTGGCCTCTCCGTCGTCAATATCGATATGGAACCGGGCGATCTGATGATTTTCAACTCGCTGCTTGCCCACGGCGTGCGTCCCAATCATTCCGATGGCCGCGTGCGCATGGCCCAATACATCTCCATGCACCCGGCGGAATTCGACAATGAGGCAGAACGGCAGGAGCGGATCCGGCTCTGGAAGGAGCTTGATCATCCGCAGCGCGACGCCTTTCCCGGTGATCCGCGTGAATGGGAGAAACGCCATGCCGAAACCGCCAGGCTCAACCCGCTCGGCGAAAAGCTGCTTGGCCTGACCCGCTGGTGA
- a CDS encoding AraC family transcriptional regulator, with product MRPHLEHLPTSPESSWSRLNRRLDDAIPFEWHHHPEFELTLTLNSRGQRFVGNHVADYDHGDLVLIGPNLPHTWASRDKLDPAEPHIALVFWFRKEWIEGLAGGSVELASVKRLIQNAATGLAFNPALGRALAGDFEAIFSRPPVGQLTGLLDILARLATEDGGVPLSTVVPQQVEGDRSRIDRVLIHLHRHYHEPLRMEQIAAIAALSESGLHRMFRKHTQVSLSDYLIGLRVGEACARLSGTTQPIRHIAADVGYASLANFNRQFLRLRGMTPRDYRASFHGSGRKIR from the coding sequence ATGAGGCCACATCTCGAACATCTGCCGACATCACCGGAGTCATCCTGGAGCAGGCTCAACCGGCGGCTTGACGACGCCATTCCGTTCGAATGGCACCACCATCCTGAATTCGAACTGACGTTGACGCTCAATTCCCGCGGACAAAGATTCGTGGGTAATCATGTTGCCGACTACGATCACGGCGACCTCGTGCTAATCGGCCCAAACCTGCCACACACCTGGGCGTCGCGTGACAAACTCGATCCAGCTGAGCCGCATATCGCCCTCGTCTTCTGGTTCAGGAAAGAATGGATCGAAGGACTGGCCGGCGGATCGGTCGAACTGGCGTCCGTCAAACGTCTCATCCAGAACGCCGCAACCGGGCTGGCGTTTAACCCCGCACTTGGCCGGGCTCTGGCAGGTGATTTTGAAGCAATATTTTCCCGTCCCCCAGTCGGGCAGCTGACCGGCCTCCTGGATATTCTGGCGCGGCTGGCGACAGAGGACGGTGGCGTGCCTCTTTCAACCGTCGTGCCGCAGCAGGTGGAAGGGGACCGCTCGCGGATTGACCGTGTCCTGATCCATCTGCACCGCCACTACCATGAGCCGCTCCGCATGGAGCAGATTGCCGCAATAGCCGCTCTCAGCGAATCCGGCCTGCACCGCATGTTCAGGAAACATACGCAGGTCAGCCTGTCCGATTATCTGATCGGCCTCAGGGTCGGCGAAGCCTGCGCCCGGCTTTCAGGCACCACCCAGCCAATCAGACATATCGCTGCCGATGTCGGTTATGCCTCGCTGGCCAATTTCAACCGTCAGTTCCTGCGTCTGCGCGGCATGACACCGCGCGACTATCGAGCCTCGTTTCACGGCAGCGGCAGGAAAATCCGATAA
- a CDS encoding endonuclease/exonuclease/phosphatase family protein, which produces MRLAVYNVENLFDRAKAMNLGSWEEGKPVLEHFAALNQLLGQVEYSDADKVEIARLVVELGMEQSDTGPFVILRRNRGGLLKRPTAGGVVVVADGRADWVGSLELRDEPVNEHAMRNTARVMVDLEADVLGIVEVESRPVLSAFNREILPAIGGTPFRHVMVIDGNDERGIDVGMMTRKGYPIGAMHSHVDDCTPNGEAIFSRDCPEYEITTPAGAQLVVMVNHLKSKGYGGKAKSDAKRKAQAKRIAEIYRKLIERGVEYVAVIGDFNDTPGSDPLEPLLGGTSLKDIFKHDAFDDGGYPGTYGGCTASNKIDYILLSPALFAKVKDGGVFRKGMWPGVRPKKWESYDEVKRQEDAASDHAALWVDLDI; this is translated from the coding sequence ATGCGTCTTGCTGTCTACAACGTTGAAAACCTCTTTGATCGCGCCAAAGCGATGAACCTTGGCAGCTGGGAAGAGGGAAAGCCGGTTCTGGAGCATTTTGCGGCGCTGAACCAATTGCTTGGTCAGGTCGAGTATAGTGACGCAGACAAGGTCGAGATCGCCCGGCTCGTCGTCGAGTTGGGTATGGAGCAGTCCGACACGGGGCCTTTCGTTATCCTTCGCCGAAACCGTGGCGGTTTGCTCAAGCGGCCGACTGCGGGCGGTGTCGTGGTCGTTGCCGATGGCCGGGCCGACTGGGTCGGGTCGCTGGAACTGCGCGATGAGCCGGTCAACGAGCACGCCATGCGCAACACTGCGCGGGTGATGGTCGATCTTGAGGCCGACGTGCTCGGCATCGTCGAAGTCGAGAGCCGCCCGGTGCTTTCCGCCTTCAATCGCGAGATCCTGCCGGCGATCGGCGGCACGCCGTTTCGGCACGTGATGGTAATCGACGGCAATGACGAGCGCGGGATCGATGTCGGCATGATGACCCGCAAGGGTTATCCCATTGGTGCCATGCACAGCCATGTCGATGATTGCACACCGAACGGTGAGGCGATCTTTTCGCGCGATTGCCCGGAATATGAAATCACCACGCCCGCCGGCGCTCAGCTTGTCGTCATGGTCAATCACCTCAAGAGCAAGGGGTATGGCGGAAAGGCCAAGTCGGATGCCAAGCGAAAGGCACAGGCAAAGCGTATCGCCGAAATCTACAGGAAACTGATCGAACGGGGCGTCGAATATGTCGCTGTTATCGGTGACTTCAACGACACTCCCGGCAGTGATCCGCTGGAGCCACTTCTTGGCGGTACCTCGTTAAAAGACATCTTCAAGCATGACGCTTTTGATGATGGTGGTTACCCCGGCACCTATGGTGGGTGCACGGCCTCCAACAAGATCGATTATATCCTGCTGTCTCCCGCCCTTTTTGCAAAGGTCAAGGATGGTGGCGTGTTCCGCAAGGGCATGTGGCCCGGTGTTCGGCCGAAGAAGTGGGAAAGCTATGACGAGGTCAAGCGTCAGGAGGACGCCGCGTCCGACCATGCCGCGCTCTGGGTCGATCTTGATATTTGA